One region of Halomicrobium sp. LC1Hm genomic DNA includes:
- a CDS encoding DUF5809 family protein — MHTEGTFLPETAREARERYEALGSTAQVVVKAVAKSMAFDSEEYDERVTSDVVETAREAMFGEALEVRVGTREAFDEWRESADHEVEVVGADNVDAVAWHAPPFAEQAVAATFQEEEAAAVATLRRQAVARIYQDVV, encoded by the coding sequence ATGCACACCGAGGGGACGTTTCTACCGGAGACCGCCAGAGAGGCACGCGAGCGCTACGAGGCGCTTGGCTCGACGGCACAGGTCGTCGTCAAGGCCGTCGCCAAGTCGATGGCGTTCGACAGCGAGGAGTACGACGAGCGGGTGACCAGCGACGTCGTCGAGACGGCCCGCGAAGCCATGTTCGGCGAGGCCCTGGAGGTGCGAGTGGGCACCCGTGAGGCGTTCGACGAGTGGCGCGAGTCGGCCGACCACGAGGTCGAGGTCGTCGGTGCCGACAACGTCGACGCCGTCGCCTGGCACGCCCCGCCGTTCGCCGAGCAGGCCGTCGCGGCGACGTTCCAGGAGGAGGAAGCGGCCGCCGTCGCGACGCTGCGTCGACAGGCCGTCGCTCGGATCTACCAGGACGTGGTCTGA
- a CDS encoding NUDIX hydrolase gives MSEEPRDPWDRPDPEWPVRESVVVWETPFFEAGYDRVERPDGALADYYWLEPSDAVIVVAPTEDDELVFVEQYRPRFRLRSLGLPAGGIDDGEEPIAAARRELREETGYRAEELSYVDSYVPSGWTRYVRHVFFATGLVAGEPDPDEGEVIETLTVPVDEAVDVLRSREGPVNGFALTPILLAREDGLL, from the coding sequence GTGAGCGAGGAGCCACGAGATCCCTGGGACCGACCGGATCCCGAGTGGCCGGTCCGAGAGAGCGTCGTCGTCTGGGAGACCCCCTTCTTCGAGGCCGGCTACGACCGGGTCGAGCGGCCGGACGGAGCGCTCGCGGACTACTACTGGCTGGAGCCGTCCGACGCCGTCATCGTCGTCGCGCCGACCGAGGACGACGAACTCGTCTTCGTCGAGCAGTACCGCCCGCGGTTCCGGCTGCGGTCGCTGGGACTCCCCGCTGGCGGGATCGACGACGGCGAGGAACCCATCGCGGCCGCCCGCCGTGAACTCCGCGAAGAGACCGGCTACCGCGCCGAGGAACTCAGCTACGTCGACTCGTACGTCCCCTCCGGGTGGACCCGCTACGTCCGACACGTCTTTTTCGCGACGGGGCTGGTGGCGGGTGAGCCCGACCCGGACGAGGGCGAAGTCATCGAGACCCTGACGGTCCCCGTCGACGAGGCCGTCGACGTGTTGCGGTCACGGGAGGGGCCGGTCAACGGCTTCGCGCTCACGCCGATCCTGCTCGCTCGCGAGGACGGGCTGCTGTAG
- a CDS encoding DUF5810 domain-containing protein, with the protein MGYACPVCEEPQADAGHLANHLAFTALTGGGDHEDWLDEHVPDWGDHGEDELAAEVVELAAETEFPFEAGGHDHQHGQGHGIDPQQARERASGELDDEAAEILEEAREMTEAMQEEDAERSESADETE; encoded by the coding sequence ATGGGCTATGCCTGCCCCGTCTGCGAGGAGCCACAGGCCGACGCCGGCCACCTGGCGAACCACCTCGCGTTCACGGCGCTGACCGGCGGCGGCGACCACGAGGACTGGCTCGACGAACACGTCCCCGACTGGGGGGACCACGGCGAAGACGAACTGGCCGCCGAGGTCGTCGAACTGGCCGCGGAGACGGAGTTTCCCTTCGAGGCCGGCGGCCACGACCACCAGCACGGACAGGGCCACGGCATCGATCCCCAGCAGGCCCGCGAGCGCGCCAGCGGGGAGCTCGACGACGAGGCAGCTGAGATTCTCGAAGAAGCGCGCGAGATGACCGAGGCGATGCAAGAGGAGGACGCGGAGCGCTCCGAGTCGGCAGACGAAACCGAGTAG
- the rimI gene encoding ribosomal protein S18-alanine N-acetyltransferase — MTTVPDSDTEPPTVRPATRSDLLAVHRIESAAFPQPWPFSAFESYVGEPGFLVAVDERHDESELLGYVVADTVPNHGTPLGHVKDLAVEEAYRGQGIGRRLLRRAIDVLEDAGTGSVKLEVRVGNTAARSLYRSFGFEHRRTIPNYYGNGEDALVMIRALDDG, encoded by the coding sequence GTGACGACCGTTCCCGACAGCGATACGGAGCCGCCGACGGTCCGTCCCGCGACGCGGTCGGACCTGCTGGCGGTCCATCGGATCGAGTCGGCCGCGTTCCCACAGCCCTGGCCGTTCTCCGCGTTCGAGAGCTACGTCGGCGAACCCGGCTTTCTGGTCGCCGTCGACGAGCGCCACGACGAGTCCGAACTGCTCGGTTACGTCGTCGCCGACACCGTCCCCAACCACGGGACGCCGCTGGGCCACGTCAAGGACCTCGCCGTCGAGGAAGCGTACCGCGGACAGGGGATCGGTCGACGACTGCTCCGGCGTGCCATCGACGTGCTCGAAGACGCCGGAACAGGGTCGGTCAAGCTCGAAGTCCGAGTCGGTAACACGGCCGCACGCTCGCTGTACCGGTCGTTCGGCTTCGAACACCGCCGGACGATCCCCAACTACTACGGCAACGGCGAGGACGCACTGGTGATGATCCGGGCGCTGGACGACGGATGA
- a CDS encoding rhodanese-like domain-containing protein: MDGEIGHEELEAILENGTDARVVDIRSPGAYERGHIPGSENVPLQQLVDDIEQFAGAERVVTVCPHGKSSVQAARLIASYEEFSGRAESFGPGLSAWDGPIESGRGEAETAGEGAGAPADEGPDAPF; encoded by the coding sequence ATGGACGGGGAAATCGGCCACGAGGAGCTGGAAGCGATACTCGAAAACGGCACCGACGCGCGCGTCGTGGACATCCGTTCGCCCGGCGCGTACGAGCGGGGACACATCCCCGGCAGCGAGAACGTCCCGCTCCAGCAGCTGGTCGACGACATCGAGCAGTTCGCGGGCGCGGAGCGGGTCGTGACGGTCTGTCCGCACGGGAAATCGAGCGTCCAGGCCGCGCGGCTGATCGCCTCCTACGAGGAGTTCTCCGGCCGAGCCGAGAGCTTCGGCCCCGGCCTGTCGGCGTGGGACGGACCGATCGAGAGCGGACGCGGCGAGGCGGAGACGGCGGGCGAGGGCGCGGGAGCGCCCGCCGACGAGGGGCCAGACGCCCCGTT
- a CDS encoding NUDIX hydrolase, with the protein MTREPTHEWPIVDSETEYETGWYTGGYDRVRQPDGSEKAYYWAELPDAVVVVARSGDELILVDQYRPTIREQCLELPAGIVEDGESYTEAGRRELREETGFEAAGVSLLEEFWCSTGVLRHRRGIVFAEGLEPVEPDLDDNEFLTVTTVPIADALDVARNEPANDATIEGILLARAEGLL; encoded by the coding sequence ATGACACGCGAGCCGACCCACGAGTGGCCGATCGTCGACTCCGAGACCGAGTACGAGACCGGCTGGTACACCGGCGGCTACGATCGCGTCCGACAACCGGACGGGAGCGAGAAGGCGTACTACTGGGCGGAGCTACCCGACGCCGTCGTCGTGGTCGCTCGCAGCGGCGACGAACTGATCCTGGTCGATCAGTACCGGCCGACGATCCGCGAGCAGTGTCTGGAGCTGCCGGCGGGCATCGTCGAGGACGGCGAGTCCTACACCGAGGCTGGCCGGCGCGAACTCCGCGAGGAGACCGGCTTCGAGGCCGCTGGCGTCTCGCTGCTGGAGGAGTTCTGGTGTTCGACCGGCGTCCTCAGACACCGGCGAGGGATCGTCTTCGCCGAGGGACTGGAACCGGTCGAGCCGGACCTCGACGACAACGAGTTCCTCACAGTCACGACCGTCCCCATCGCAGACGCACTGGACGTGGCCCGCAACGAACCGGCCAACGACGCCACGATCGAGGGGATCTTGCTCGCGCGAGCGGAGGGGCTGTTGTGA